A genomic region of Plasmodium malariae genome assembly, chromosome: 14 contains the following coding sequences:
- the PmUG01_14033300 gene encoding choline-phosphate cytidylyltransferase, putative — MIIKVNAVQSLERKNPEFHIKGNENKYEKGVRIYADGIYDLLHLGHMRQLKQAKQMEKEVTLIVGVCSDIDTRKFKGQIVQTLEERTETLKHVRWVDEIISPCPWVITPEFMEEHRIDYVAHDDIPYANNQKQKKKKKKNKSNGIEEASDDIYAWLKKSGKFKATKRTEGISTTDLIVRILKNYEDYIERSLQRGIHPNELNIGVTKAQSIKMKKNLIRWGELVTDGITKVTLTEKPLGTDFDQGIDIIRDKVHGLFKLWRCHSKKLLKDFAKSFDPMFIIIRNKNRKDNISSMYLSDSNFCSRTMNEYLKKKKNLSNTINNIDEYYYSADEDDSGVNNVFDVIRKISSESYNNNNNSNNDDNNDDDNNNSNDNSNNNSNNNSNNNSNNNNNSHNNNSDNSDNSDNSDNSHNNNNNNNNNNSHNNNHNNNNNSHNNNSHNNSHNNNSHNNSHNNNSHNNNSHNNNNSNNNDMENYETCFELDASLNDKQRKQGCNNSSSNINTKGNNNNNNNNNNNNNNNNNNNNNNNNNNNNNNNNNNNNNNNNNNNNNNNNNNSNNNSSNKDERNNRSSSDNNDVSFNVSNYKGDINCCTVKNNLKLSHEELLSISNPVNSMNNEDEYNSSDDDLSKNSFSTDSAKKNNKFEIYNETTYHDIIDEGDFTTSVNRINHMETNIINGKKNSNKEVKSINFEKVEYNSCVDQHNTYNKCNHIVINKRYSSSGESSGSNGRSSSIRESSGSNGRSSSSCESSGSNGRSSSSRESSGSNGRSSSSRESSGSCGRSSRSGVSSTDSLKRESLVKENQLSDNNNITHEDDNYSNNNNNNVTTNSKSEQRQTVIINDKNESAKLNNNNNNIKDEKEKSNTTQKKKIVIYADGVYDMLHLGHMKQLEQAKKMFENTCLIVGVTGDNETKLFKGQIVQTLEERTETLKHVRWVDEIVSPCPWVITPEFIEEYKIDYVAHDDIPYANNQKQKKKSNGIEEASDDIYAWLKKSGKFKATKRTEGVSTTDLIVRILKNYEDYIERSLQKGVHPNELNIGVTKAQSIKMKKNLIRWGERVTDGITKVTLTDKPLGTDFDQGIENLQIKFKELFKIWKNASNKLINDFTSKLDTTSYLSSLQNFIDSEYEYYDYASSNVDEESNSKCVL; from the exons atgataattaaGGTTAATGCGGTTCAAAGTTTggag aGGAAAAACCCAGAATTTCATATCAAGGGAAATGAGAATAAGTATGAAAAAGGAGTAAGAATATACGCCGATG GCATTTACGACCTCCTACATTTAGGTCATATGCGGCAGCTTAAGCAAGCAAAACAAATGGAAAAAGAAGTTACATTAATAGTAGGTGTTTGTAGCGATATTGATAcaagaaaatttaaaggGCAAATTGTTCAGACGCTGGAAGAGAGAACAGAAACGTTAAAGCATGTTAGATGGGTTGATGAAATAATTTCTCCATGTCCTTGGGTAATTACACCTGAGTTTATGGAAGAGCACAGGATTGATTATGTTGCACACGATGATATACCATATGCTAATaatcaaaaacaaaaaaaaaaaaaaaaaaaaaataaatcaaatggTATTGAAGAAGCATCTGATGATATATATGCTTGGTTAAAGAAATCAGGGAAATTCAAGGCTACTAAAAGAACAGAAGGGATATCAACAACAGATCTAATTGTAaggattttaaaaaattatgaagatTATATTGAACGATCTCTTCAAAGAGGTATTCATCcgaatgaattaaatattgGAGTTACTAAAGCACAGtcaattaaaatgaaaaaaaatttaattagaTGGGGTGAACTAGTTACAGACGGTATTACCAAAGTAACGTTAACAGAAAAACCTTTAGGTACAGACTTTGATCAAGGTATCGATATAATAAGGGATAAAGTACATGGTTTGTTTAAATTATGGAGATGCCATTCAAAAAAACTATTAAAAGATTTTGCCAAATCTTTCGATCCaatgtttataattattagaaacaaaaatagaaaagataACATTTCTTCAATGTATTTATCTGATTCTAATTTTTGTTCTAGAACAAtgaatgaatatttaaaaaaaaaaaaaaatttaagtaataCTATCAACAATATTGATGAATATTATTACTCGGCAGATGAAGATGACTCCGGGGTTAATAATGTTTTCGACGTAATACGTAAAATATCAAGTGAgtcttataataataataataatagtaataatgatgataataatgatgatgataataataatagtaatgataatagcaataataatagcaataataatagcaataataatagtaataataataataatagtcataataataatagtgatAATAGTGATAATAGTGATAATAGTGATAATagtcataataataataataataataataataataatagtcataataataatcataataataataataatagtcataataataatagtcaTAATAATagtcataataataatagtcaTAATAATagtcataataataatagtcataataataatagtcataataataataatagtaacaataatgatATGGAAAATTATGAAACCTGTTTCGAGTTAGACGCAAGTCTTAACGATAAACAAAGAAAACAGGGTTGTAATAATTCCAGTAGTAACATTAATACGaaaggtaataataataataataataataataataataataataataataataataataataataataataataataataataataataataataataataataataataataataataataataataataataataataataataataataataacagtaataataatagtagtaataaggATGAACGGAATAACCGAAGCAGTAGTGACAACAATGATGTTAGTTTTAATGTTAGTAATTACAAGGGGGATATCAATTGCTGTACTGTTAAGAACAATTTGAAGTTATCACATGAAGAACTGCTGTCCATCTCGAATCCAGTGAACTCAATGAATAATGAAGATGAGTATAACAGCTCAGATGATGACCTAAGTAAAAACTCATTCAGCACAGAtagtgcaaaaaaaaataataaatttgaaatataCAATGAAACGACATATCATGATATTATTGATGAAGGTGATTTCACGACCTCAGTTAACAGGATTAATCATATGGAAACTAATATCATTAATGGAAAGAAAAATTCCAATAAAGAGGTAAAAAGTATTAACTTTGAAAAAGTGGAGTATAATAGTTGTGTCGATCAGCACaacacatataataaatgtaatcatattgtaataaataaaaggtaTAGTAGTAGCGGTGAAAGCAGTGGTAGTAATGGACGAAGTAGTAGCATCCGCGAAAGCAGTGGTAGTAATGGACGAAGTAGTAGCAGCTGCGAAAGCAGTGGTAGTAATGGACGAAGTAGTAGCAGCCGCGAAAGCAGTGGTAGTAATGGACGAAGTAGTAGCAGCCGCGAAAGCAGTGGTAGTTGTGGACGAAGCAGTAGAAGCGGTGTTAGCTCGACGGACTCCTTGAAAAGAGAAAGTCTTGTCAAAGAAAATCAGTTAAGTGATAACAACAATATAACACACGAAGATGataattatagtaataataataataataatgtaacaACAAATTCAAAATCGGAGCAACGTCAAACAGTCATAATAAACGATAAAAACGAGAGTGCAAAAttgaacaataataataataatataaaagatgaaaaagaaaaatctaATACAactcagaaaaaa aaaattgtgatATATGCAGATGGAGTATATGATATGCTGCACTTAGGTCATATGAAACAGTTAGAGCAAGCAAAGAAAATGTTTGAAAATACTTGTTTAATAGTAGGTGTTACTGGCGATAATGAAACGAAACTTTTTAAAGGTCAAATTGTTCAAACGTTGGAAGAAAGAACAGAAACGTTAAAGCATGTTAGATGGGTTGATGAAATAGTATCGCCATGTCCATGGGTTATTACTCCTGAATTTAtagaagaatataaaattgatTATGTAGCACATGATGATATACCATATGCTAATaatcaaaaacaaaaaaaa aaatcaaatggTATTGAAGAAGCATCTGATGATATATATGCTTGGTTAAAGAAATCAGGGAAATTCAAAGCTACTAAAAGAACAGAAGGGGTATCAACAACAGATCTAATTGTAaggattttaaaaaattatgaagatTATATCGAACGATCTCTTCAAAAAGGTGTACATCcgaatgaattaaatattgGAGTTACTAAAGCACAGtcaattaaaatgaaaaaaaatttaattagaTGGGGTGAAAGAGTTACGGATGGTATTACTAAAGTTACCTTAACAGATAAACCCTTAGGTACGGATTTTGATCAAGGAATAGAAAATCTTCAAATAAAGTTTAAAGaactatttaaaatatggaaaaatgcATCCAATAAACTAATTAATGATTTTACAAGTAAACTTGATACAACGTCCTATTTGTCATCTTTGCAAAATTTTATCGACAGTGAGTATGAGTATTACGATTACGCTAGTAGTAATGTCGACGAGGAATCTAATAGCAAGTGCGTTCTTTAa
- the PmUG01_14033400 gene encoding conserved Plasmodium protein, unknown function, with protein MKYNLILPISIVLLLEYSTRIFSLKYVKKEGIKWIGNDEGSLLVHDLQTYKEEIDSQIRSFKEDEALPNQVDFQLQELSGLVNILKDTQVEQKRRLFNFSTSLEQTKLSLFKMLSEYENRIAQLEYIIMEIKKYDPFIEKFTYPISKYWLKIDFTSYKSLWKYKKNKNYITLIQAIDIINLRKPSTILLLKHHKLIEGYINVDVLQKIFPASDMKQSSSGIIFDFVNVQNFRFIELAFINSQAVVTVNDVSNDVYKKYALLKSSSWVNVPMDIYIDVCLRGIISRSVEADSREYNSLTCELTSKKINVFLNYKKIIEIYVTSERRGTSSSANTAVGLFTKIGTAEFKNILTGNINFEKALKHKLKDSNDMDISKGSLHSSYRFSKKGTRDDLSVYEIPYSYKDYDSNKADEEEHQVNSVYPVPDSTSYYYSNPSDEIRTNMDDKKKVSAKKEQQQMCNNYNNYNFDLNDWMDINNTPGSWRIINQYGISRIVFNDNYKLSLLRSSFIYKYSFCNSIHLSAYIKLENNTEAGLLFRYDNKDNMYMLTISTTNKEIILKKNKNNTETIIMREYIKNINSFQRHHLLIKDEGEKGIITVYLDAEKIFSINNEPYYKSGLVGIYVEYGYGTFDTFKIERDQK; from the exons atgaaatataatttaattttacctATTTCAATTGTATTACTACTTGAGTACAGCACAAGAATATTTTCtctaaaatatgttaaaaaagaGGGAATAAAATGGATAGGAAATGATGAAGGATCTCTTCTTGTTCACGATTTACAAACGTACAAAGAGGAAATTGACTCACAG ATAAGAAGCTTCAAAGAAGATGAAGCCTTGCCAAATCAGGTAGATTTCCAACTGCAGGAATTAAGCGGCTTAGTTAACATCTTAAAAGATACGCAGGTAGAGCAAAAACGAAGACTGTTCAATTTTTCGACGTCCCTAGAACaaacaaaattatcattGTTTAAAATGCTAAGCGAATATGAAAATAGAATTGCTCAActagaatatattattatggaaataaaaaaatatgaccccttcatagaaaaatttacatatccTATATCAAAATATTGGCTAAAAATAGACTTTACAAGTTATAAATCTCTttggaaatataaaaaaaataaaaattatattacattaattcAAGCaatagatataataaatttaagaaaacCTTCAACTATTTTGTTGCTAAAACATCATAAATTAATAGAGGGATATATAAATGTCGatgttttacaaaaaatttttcctGCATCAGATATGAAACAATCTTCTTCAGGAATTATATTTGATTTTGTCAATGTTCAAAATTTTAGATTTATTGAATTAGCATTCATAAATAGTCAAGCTGTTGTTACTGTGAACGACGTTTCCAACGATGTCTATAAGAAGTACGCACTATTAAAAAGTAGTTCATGGGTGAATGTACctatggatatatatatcgATGTGTGTCTACGAGG GATCATTTCGAGGAGTGTCGAGGCAGACAGCAGAGAGTACAACTCCCTAACCTGTGAATTAACAtcaaagaaaataaatgttttcttaaattataaaaaaataatagagaTATACGTTACAAGTGAAAGACGTGGTACAAGTAGCAGTGCTAACACCGCAGTAGGATTATTTACCAAAATCGGAACGGcagaatttaaaaatatattaacaggaaatataaattttgaaaaggCCCTTAagcataaattaaaagattcAAATGATATGGACATATCAAAAGGAAGCCTACACAGTTCTTATCGTTTTTCAAAAAAGGGTACAAGAGATGATCTAAGTGTGTATGAAATACCTTATTCGTACAAAGATTATGATAGTAATAAGGCGGACGAGGAGGAACATCAGGTTAACAGTGTTTATCCCGTACCTGATTCAACATCTTATTATTATAGCAATCCATCGGATGAAATACGTACAAATAtggatgataaaaaaaaagtatcaGCCAAAAAAGAACAACAGCAAATGTgtaataattacaataattaCAATTTTGACTTAAACGACTGGATGGACATCAATAATACCCCAGGTAGCTGGAGAATTATAAATCAATATGGAATTAGTAGAATTGtttttaatgataattataaactATCACTGTTAAGATCCtcctttatttataaatacagtTTTTGTAATTCAATTCATTTATCAGCttacataaaattagaaaataatacGGAAGCAGGTTTATTGTTCAGATATGATAACAAGGATAACATGTATATGCTAACAATTTCAACAactaataaagaaataattttaaaaaaaaataaaaataacactgaaacaattattatgagagaatatattaaaaatataaattcttttcaACGAcatcatttattaattaaagatGAAGGAGAAAAAGGTATTATAACTGTGTACCTTGATgctgaaaaaatattttctataaataatgaaCCCTATTACAAGTCCGGTTTAGTAGGGATATATGTCGAGTACGGATATGGCACATTTGACACGTTTAAAATTGAACGGGACCAAAAATAA
- the SEC20 gene encoding protein transport protein SEC20, putative, translated as MNGNFLSLGKKKQNVENLNKINSIINHMKFIDDNLNRLFKSEQVLNDHDSFLLFRGKVSKRIVHYSKLILQYKNKILSSEKLEDDIEEDVKRQYEYHLKNLDNHKRELSIWWHKNAKDYHRLCISNFLNAKKSNGNVLVSESNETHMTDVNLKDTKKMMIDEINRMKNVRSELLESSQKLRKQDEIFNIFESKLKSSAQLILSLKQKAQNDTRYVWYSFFFFLSVCFYIILRRLGFIRAAITLLFSTLFYLLKLSFGVFHFFNKGNTDKDINTDDAVSKSLVKVSYNSEL; from the exons atgaatgGAAATTTTCTAAgtttaggaaaaaaaaaacaaaatgtagAGAActtgaacaaaataaactCCATAATAAACCATATGAAATTCATTGATGATAATCTTAACAGATTATTTAAGTCGGAACAGGTTTTAAATGACCATGACTCGTTCTTGTTA TTTAGAGGAAAAGTGTCAAAAAGAATTGTTCattattcaaaattaattttgcaatataaaaataaaatacttagCTCGGAAAAACTTGAAGATGATATTGAAGAAGATGTTAAGCGACAATATGAATatcatttgaaaaatttagaCAA cCATAAGAGAGAACTGAGTATCTGGTGGCATAAAAATGCAAAGGACTACCATCGCTTATGTATAAGTAATTTCTTGAACgcaaaaaaaag TAACGGTAACGTGTTAGTAAGCGAATCGAATGAAACACACATGACTgatgtaaatttaaaagacACAAAAAAGATGATGATAGATGAAATTAACAGAATGAAAAATGTAAGATCAGAGTTGCTAGAATCTTcacaaaaattaagaaaacaaGACGAAATATTCAACA TTTTCGAAAGCAAGTTAAAATCCAGTGCTCAACTAATATTATCTTTAAAACAAAA aGCTCAAAATGACACAAGATATGTGTggtattctttttttttctttctgaGTGTCTGTTTTTATATCATCCTTCGCAGATTGGGTTTCATAAGAGCTGCCATAACG CTCTTATTTTCAAcattattctatttattaAAGTTATCCTTCGGGGTATTTCATTTCTTTAATAAGGGTAACACAGATAAAGACATAAACACGGATGATGCAGTTTCGAAGAGTTTAGTAAAGGTATCCTATAACAGCGAGTTATAA
- the PmUG01_14033600 gene encoding conserved Plasmodium protein, unknown function — translation MTKGVGTHKNSKHKAIDINKKLLIIKSNDDIKKLIKKDNPSNDEITSLKAMLESSTQKEEKKKRNIVIPRFKICEDTNYKLKKFEKPTHYIRYELYRDQVTGIKLSDGCIIHYDLLKEDELFLESLNSYLNIHVNEEDFCKLIDKFEKLTGNSENKEEINFKDALKAAVDLKINYKTNIIKDIYTYWKAKRKKLGRPLLRMFWNNSQNILPHYSVFRSRVKEKMTLRKHKKKNSEIIVKMQELIDDFKRLDRILRKMKQRDEKKLLLLQLNSILFDQKKNEIKDKTYVCPMWNYFKDYKMEKIYKKFKKDKYYKSLYSNTNTNNNNSNNHYSNSINKYNYNYNSYNNGYSNSYNNSFNSSSFNVKSKLNSKYSDNSNPQITSKYNSNSTFNFNNNYTNFTSFTNFNSFTNFTNFTSCSNECIVNKKIMKKAKHSGSCEHLNRFKINPNEYKNVVLIKRRGRSNRIWIDRKYVDDINNEDLMCCDLSYAFNDLVDASLCLKRNYEEDMCNYIAGTQKHIPIKLNIKSGDLKNLDSNFFSNNKNMNKQNEEKDTDKDDNKNGEVLYEKCEEVKREKKRKRKEEHKKNSSHCQSNNLHSSTVQEEVDVPAKHSHAFADHSNYKSYYVIDSAKSTATVNNNNNSSHYNNNDSINNNRNGSNNDNASKNNNNKNSESNKYESSKYESSKYESNKYESNKYESNKYKGRMLSSASVNKTANECISGKTNGNCVLGDIVKDGTTIKTVNEDGLNMFEPNDKNESNSSLYNYSQQHYKTIFHFEDMINPLINKDNYIFCLSKYACVQKRILFYLENMLNFDNFRSRKKEVNRNSTQNELVNTLTAKVVKGKNNKESNCDELTIT, via the coding sequence ATGACGAAGGGTGTAGGGACTCATAAAAATTCTAAACACAAGGCTATagacataaataaaaagctgcttataattaaatcaaatgatgatataaaaaaattaataaaaaaggataacCCTTCCAATGATGAGATTACTTCATTAAAAGCTATGTTAGAAAGTAGTACGCAGAaagaggagaaaaaaaaaagaaatatagtaataccaagatttaaaatatgtgaaGATACAAATTATAAGTTAAAAAAGTTTGAAAAACCGACCCATTATATAagatatgaattatatagaGATCAAGTTACAGGAATAAAGTTGAGCGATGGTTGTATTATTCATTatgatttattaaaagaagatGAACTATTTTTAGAGAGTTTAAATTcgtatttaaatattcatgtAAACGAAGAAGATTTTTGTAAGTTAATAGACAAATTTGAAAAGTTAACAGGGAATtcagaaaataaagaagaaataaattttaaagatgCATTAAAAGCAGCAGtagatttaaaaattaattataaaactaatattattaaggATATTTATACCTATTGGAAAgctaaaaggaaaaaattaggTAGACCATTATTGCGTATGTTTTGGAATAATTCTCAGAATATTTTACCCCATTATTCAGTTTTTAGATCAAGggttaaagaaaaaatgactTTAAGaaagcacaaaaaaaaaaacagcgAAATAATAGTAAAGATGCAAGAACTTATAGATGATTTTAAAAGATTAGATagaattttaagaaaaatgaagcaaagagatgaaaaaaaattgttattgCTACAATTGAATTCAATCTTATTTgatcaaaagaaaaatgagaTAAAGGATAAGACGTACGTATGTCCCATGTGGAATTATTTCAAGGATTACAAAATGgagaaaatttataaaaaatttaaaaaagacaaatattataaaagcCTGTACAGCAACACGAATactaacaataacaatagcaACAACCACTACAGTAATagcattaataaatataactataattATAACAGTTATAACAATGGTTACAGTAACAGTTACAATAACAGCTTCAATAGTAGTAGCTTTAATGTTAAAAGTAAACTTAATAGCAAATACAGTGATAACAGTAACCCCCAAATTACCagtaaatataatagtaatagtacttttaattttaacaacAATTATACCAATTTTACCAGTTTTACCAATTTTAACAGTTTCACAAATTTTACCAATTTTACCAGTTGTAGTAACGAGTGCATAGTTAATAAGAAGATTATGAAAAAGGCAAAACACTCAGGGTCTTGTGAACATTTGAACCGTTTTAAAATCAATCCAAATGAGTATAAAAATGTGgtgttaataaaaagaagggGCCGAAGCAATAGAATATGGATAGATCGAAAATATGTagatgatataaataatgaagatCTAATGTGTTGTGATTTGTCCTATGCCTTTAACGATTTGGTAGATGCATCATTATGtttaaaaaggaattatGAAGAGGATATGTGTAACTATATTGCAGGAACACAAAAACATATACCtataaaattgaatataaaaagtggagacttaaaaaatttggacTCGAACTTTTttagcaataataaaaatatgaacaagcaaaatgaagaaaaagataCAGATAAggatgataataaaaatggggAAGTTCTATATGAAAAGTGTGAAGAagttaaaagagaaaaaaaaagaaaaagaaaagaagaacaTAAGAAAAATAGTTCACATTGTCAAAGCAATAATTTGCATTCATCAACAGTGCAGGAAGAGGTCGATGTACCCGCTAAGCATAGTCATGCATTTGCGGACCACTCAAATTATAAGAGCTACTATGTAATTGATAGCGCGAAATCTACTGCCACtgtgaataataataacaatagcagtcattataataataatgatagtattaataataatagaaatggTAGTAATAACGATAATGCtagtaaaaataacaacaataaaaatagtgaAAGTAATAAGTACGAAAGTAGTAAGTACGAAAGTAGTAAGTACGAAAGTAATAAGTACGAAAGTAATAAGTACGAAAGTAATAAGTACAAGGGGCGAATGCTTTCGAGCGCTTCAGTCAACAAAACCGCAAATGAATGTATAAGCGGCAAAACAAACGGCAATTGCGTCTTAGGAGATATAGTAAAAGATGGCACAACAATAAAAACAGTTAATGAGGACGGTTTAAACATGTTTGAACcgaatgataaaaatgaaagcAATAGTTCTTTGTACAATTACAGTCAGCAGCATTACAAaaccatttttcattttgaagATATGATTAATCCGTTGATCAATAAAgataactatatattttgtttaagtAAATATGCATGTGTTCAGAAAAGAATACTATTTTACCTGGAAAATATGTTGaattttgataattttagaagtagaaaaaaagaagtcaATCGAAATTCAACACAAAATGAACTTGTTAATACATTAACTGCAAAAGTTGttaagggaaaaaataacaaagagTCAAATTGTGATGAGTTGACTATAACCTGA